One window of Falco peregrinus isolate bFalPer1 chromosome 17, bFalPer1.pri, whole genome shotgun sequence genomic DNA carries:
- the LOC106112299 gene encoding actin filament-associated protein 1-like isoform X2: protein MCHASSSSVAQRSGTLGCPAQPPAMAPLAQPGTNPLCEHTQRSLQRHRSPSPLLILPHPLGPSIAGLCGAGAGAGSGGAARGTGHVTPTSARHRGAPASPAQCGGQGVGMPARTLLWWGLMACPCPLQTWTSCCRTCGPSCSSWTGKASAPQLEPRRNQWLISSPGCRLPHEPGQWMQREGETCECRPASTLSPHGGSKVPGVSPPPPADDSYEDAEPLGPGRCTGSGGADTDSSHYESYGEDEDGITDRAHYLHRLPGGSPHAEPSGLPEAQLCGFLWRKRWLGQWAKQLFIVREHVLLCFRCAADLQPVLELDLRGCRVTYKAKRGKKMPHALKVMGTAGEVLVIGFQSQQQAEDWRKVIEEVSSDAPSGLAAISIPALPSSRLGRASGSQLSKEEEEEDRSRQSPARSPRPGEDAKGGFLAVRLRGRWQRLWCAVRQGALRMFPEAGGTQHPVCSLRLDGCEVSPGAAAGSPQRLRIRIAQRGRELALLQTRSDEEREAWLKTLRARGGGELAGDSPRTETPKLGDASSCPAAGGLLLRRVPTPNTYMDDPFGQLPPAEAPKHLGSNMERLQQLQQSLDRPVQGQRKRPVSALPITGACSSALPSQAASAAALRDRAARPQRAKVSPEVRSRDLSRSQRTLTLPEKKGARDGLDILIGKKAFPKLEEKVGQLERACRMKGRLKAGSEMNLLAIGKSLKGHIAATASSAGSEGSFLTPLLKRTASARSALKPSPTPVIIEKGNVLQKRKEWEMKSAM from the exons ATGTGCcatgcctcctcctcctccgtgGCACAGAGGAGTGGCACGTTGGGCTGCCCGGCGCAGCCCCCAGCCATGGCTCCCCTTGCCCAGCCGGGAACAAACCCGCTCTGTGAGCACACACAGAGGAGCCTTCAGCGGCACAGGTCCCCGTCccccctcctcatcctcccccATCCCCTGGGCCCGTCAATAGCGGGATTGTGTGGAGCCGGGGCAGGTGCCGGGAGCGGGGGCGCAGCCAGAGGCACAGGGCACGTAACCCCCACGTCTGCTCGGCATCGGggagcccctgccagccctgctcagtgcggtgggcagggggtgggcaTGCCTGCTCGGACCCTCCTCTGGTGGGGTCTCATGGCATGTCCCTGTCCTCTACAGACCTGGACAAGCTGCTGTCGGACCTGCGGTCCTTCCTGCTCATCCTGGACAGGGAAAGCCTCAGCACCGCAGCTCGAGCCAAGAAGAAATCAGTGGCTGATCTCCTCTCCCGGCTGCAGACTCCCCCAT GAACCAGGACAGTGGATGCAACGGGAGGGAGAAACCTGTGAGTGCCGCCCGGCCAGCACCCTGAGCCCGCATGGAGGG AGCAAGGTGCCGGGtgtctccccacccccaccagccGACGACTCCTATGAAGACGCCGAACCCCTCGGCCCCGGCAGATGCACTGGCTCTG GCGGTGCCGACACTGACAGCAGCCACTATGAGTCGTACGGCGAGGATGAGGATGGCATAACAGACCGTGCCCACTACCTGCACCGGCTGCCGGGGGGCAGCCCCCATGCCGAGCCCTCCGGCCTCCCTGAGGCGCAGCTCTGCGGCTTCCTCTGGAGGAAGCgctggctggggcagtgggCAAAGCAGCTCTTCATCGTCCGGGAGCACGTGCTGCTG TGCTTCAGGTGTGCCGCCGACCTGCAGCCGGTACTGGAGCTGGACCTGCGGGGCTGCCGCGTCACCTACAAAGCCAAGCGGGGCAAGAAGATGCCGCATGCCCTGAAAGTGATGGGGACGGCGGGCGAGGTGCTGGTCATTGGCTtccagagccagcagcaggctgaggactggaggaag GTGATCGAAGAGGTCAGCAGCGATGCCCCGAGCGGGCTGGCAGCCATCAGCATCCCAGCGTTGCCCTCCTCAAGGCTCGGCAGG GCTTCCGGGTCCCAGctcagcaaggaggaggaggaggaggatcgCTCTCGGCAgagccctgcccgcagcccccggcctgGAGAGGATGCTAAAGGAG GTTTCCTGGCGGTGCGGCTGCGCGGGCGGTGGCAGCGGCTGTGGTGCGCGGTGCGGCAGGGAGCCCTACGCATGTTCCCCGAGGCCggtggcacccagcaccctgtctGCTCTCTGCGGCTGGACGGCTGCGAGGTGTCCCCAGGGGCAGCCGCCGGCTCCCCCCAACGCCTCCGCATCCGCATCGCCCAGCGGGGCCGGGAGCTCGCCTTGCTGCAG ACCCGTTCAGATGAGGAGAGGGAAGCTTGGCTGAAGACCCTGCGGgccaggggaggaggggagctgGCCGGCGACAGCCCTCGCACCGAGACCCCCAAGCTGGGTgatgccagcagctgccctgctgcgGG tgggctgctgctgcGCCGTGTCCCAACCCCCAACACCTACATGGATGACCCCTTTGGGCAGCTCCCACCAGCCGAGGCCCCCAAGCACCTCGGCTCCAATATGGagcggctgcagcagctg cagcagagcttggACCGACCAGTGCAAGGGCAGCGCAAGAGGCCCGTGTCTGCGCTGCCCATCACCGGTGCCTGCAGCAGCGCCCTGCCCTCGCAAGCAG CATCAGCGGCAGCTCTCCGGGACAGGGCTGCCAGACCACAGCGGGCAAAGGTGAGCCCCGAGGTCCGGAGCAGGGATCTCTCCCGGTCCCAGCGCACCCTGACGCTGCCTGAGAAGAAAGGGGCTCGGGATGGACTGGATATCCTCATCG GAAAGAAAGCCTTCCCCaagctggaggagaaggtggggcagctggagagagccTGCCGCATGAAGGGCAGGCTGAAAGCCGGCTCCGAGATGAACCTGCTGGCCATCGGCAAGTCGCTGAAGGGCCACATCGCCGCCACCGCCAGCTCGGCTGGCTCCGAG GGCTCGTTCCTTACGCCGCTGTTGAAGCGCACCGCGTCGGCGAGGAGCGCTCTGAAGCCATCTCCCACCCCGGTCATCATCGAGAAGGGAAATgtgctgcagaagagaaag GAATGGGAGATGAAGTCTGCAATGTga
- the LOC106112299 gene encoding actin filament-associated protein 1-like isoform X3, whose amino-acid sequence MAMVLRGGCGALPRLPPAPAGLCWGPAGRVRAEPSRAGPALPRSRCWSRSRSRSRSRRDVSAPAPWPGRETWTSCCRTCGPSCSSWTGKASAPQLEPRRNQWLISSPGCRLPHEPGQWMQREGETCECRPASTLSPHGGSKVPGVSPPPPADDSYEDAEPLGPGRCTGSGGADTDSSHYESYGEDEDGITDRAHYLHRLPGGSPHAEPSGLPEAQLCGFLWRKRWLGQWAKQLFIVREHVLLCFRCAADLQPVLELDLRGCRVTYKAKRGKKMPHALKVMGTAGEVLVIGFQSQQQAEDWRKVIEEVSSDAPSGLAAISIPALPSSRLGRASGSQLSKEEEEEDRSRQSPARSPRPGEDAKGGFLAVRLRGRWQRLWCAVRQGALRMFPEAGGTQHPVCSLRLDGCEVSPGAAAGSPQRLRIRIAQRGRELALLQTRSDEEREAWLKTLRARGGGELAGDSPRTETPKLGDASSCPAAGGLLLRRVPTPNTYMDDPFGQLPPAEAPKHLGSNMERLQQLQQSLDRPVQGQRKRPVSALPITGACSSALPSQAASAAALRDRAARPQRAKVSPEVRSRDLSRSQRTLTLPEKKGARDGLDILIGKKAFPKLEEKVGQLERACRMKGRLKAGSEMNLLAIGKSLKGHIAATASSAGSEQGSFLTPLLKRTASARSALKPSPTPVIIEKGNVLQKRKEWEMKSAM is encoded by the exons CGGCAGAGAG ACCTGGACAAGCTGCTGTCGGACCTGCGGTCCTTCCTGCTCATCCTGGACAGGGAAAGCCTCAGCACCGCAGCTCGAGCCAAGAAGAAATCAGTGGCTGATCTCCTCTCCCGGCTGCAGACTCCCCCAT GAACCAGGACAGTGGATGCAACGGGAGGGAGAAACCTGTGAGTGCCGCCCGGCCAGCACCCTGAGCCCGCATGGAGGG AGCAAGGTGCCGGGtgtctccccacccccaccagccGACGACTCCTATGAAGACGCCGAACCCCTCGGCCCCGGCAGATGCACTGGCTCTG GCGGTGCCGACACTGACAGCAGCCACTATGAGTCGTACGGCGAGGATGAGGATGGCATAACAGACCGTGCCCACTACCTGCACCGGCTGCCGGGGGGCAGCCCCCATGCCGAGCCCTCCGGCCTCCCTGAGGCGCAGCTCTGCGGCTTCCTCTGGAGGAAGCgctggctggggcagtgggCAAAGCAGCTCTTCATCGTCCGGGAGCACGTGCTGCTG TGCTTCAGGTGTGCCGCCGACCTGCAGCCGGTACTGGAGCTGGACCTGCGGGGCTGCCGCGTCACCTACAAAGCCAAGCGGGGCAAGAAGATGCCGCATGCCCTGAAAGTGATGGGGACGGCGGGCGAGGTGCTGGTCATTGGCTtccagagccagcagcaggctgaggactggaggaag GTGATCGAAGAGGTCAGCAGCGATGCCCCGAGCGGGCTGGCAGCCATCAGCATCCCAGCGTTGCCCTCCTCAAGGCTCGGCAGG GCTTCCGGGTCCCAGctcagcaaggaggaggaggaggaggatcgCTCTCGGCAgagccctgcccgcagcccccggcctgGAGAGGATGCTAAAGGAG GTTTCCTGGCGGTGCGGCTGCGCGGGCGGTGGCAGCGGCTGTGGTGCGCGGTGCGGCAGGGAGCCCTACGCATGTTCCCCGAGGCCggtggcacccagcaccctgtctGCTCTCTGCGGCTGGACGGCTGCGAGGTGTCCCCAGGGGCAGCCGCCGGCTCCCCCCAACGCCTCCGCATCCGCATCGCCCAGCGGGGCCGGGAGCTCGCCTTGCTGCAG ACCCGTTCAGATGAGGAGAGGGAAGCTTGGCTGAAGACCCTGCGGgccaggggaggaggggagctgGCCGGCGACAGCCCTCGCACCGAGACCCCCAAGCTGGGTgatgccagcagctgccctgctgcgGG tgggctgctgctgcGCCGTGTCCCAACCCCCAACACCTACATGGATGACCCCTTTGGGCAGCTCCCACCAGCCGAGGCCCCCAAGCACCTCGGCTCCAATATGGagcggctgcagcagctg cagcagagcttggACCGACCAGTGCAAGGGCAGCGCAAGAGGCCCGTGTCTGCGCTGCCCATCACCGGTGCCTGCAGCAGCGCCCTGCCCTCGCAAGCAG CATCAGCGGCAGCTCTCCGGGACAGGGCTGCCAGACCACAGCGGGCAAAGGTGAGCCCCGAGGTCCGGAGCAGGGATCTCTCCCGGTCCCAGCGCACCCTGACGCTGCCTGAGAAGAAAGGGGCTCGGGATGGACTGGATATCCTCATCG GAAAGAAAGCCTTCCCCaagctggaggagaaggtggggcagctggagagagccTGCCGCATGAAGGGCAGGCTGAAAGCCGGCTCCGAGATGAACCTGCTGGCCATCGGCAAGTCGCTGAAGGGCCACATCGCCGCCACCGCCAGCTCGGCTGGCTCCGAG CAGGGCTCGTTCCTTACGCCGCTGTTGAAGCGCACCGCGTCGGCGAGGAGCGCTCTGAAGCCATCTCCCACCCCGGTCATCATCGAGAAGGGAAATgtgctgcagaagagaaag GAATGGGAGATGAAGTCTGCAATGTga
- the LOC106112299 gene encoding actin filament-associated protein 1-like isoform X1, translating into MCHASSSSVAQRSGTLGCPAQPPAMAPLAQPGTNPLCEHTQRSLQRHRSPSPLLILPHPLGPSIAGLCGAGAGAGSGGAARGTGHVTPTSARHRGAPASPAQCGGQGVGMPARTLLWWGLMACPCPLQTWTSCCRTCGPSCSSWTGKASAPQLEPRRNQWLISSPGCRLPHEPGQWMQREGETCECRPASTLSPHGGSKVPGVSPPPPADDSYEDAEPLGPGRCTGSGGADTDSSHYESYGEDEDGITDRAHYLHRLPGGSPHAEPSGLPEAQLCGFLWRKRWLGQWAKQLFIVREHVLLCFRCAADLQPVLELDLRGCRVTYKAKRGKKMPHALKVMGTAGEVLVIGFQSQQQAEDWRKVIEEVSSDAPSGLAAISIPALPSSRLGRASGSQLSKEEEEEDRSRQSPARSPRPGEDAKGGFLAVRLRGRWQRLWCAVRQGALRMFPEAGGTQHPVCSLRLDGCEVSPGAAAGSPQRLRIRIAQRGRELALLQTRSDEEREAWLKTLRARGGGELAGDSPRTETPKLGDASSCPAAGGLLLRRVPTPNTYMDDPFGQLPPAEAPKHLGSNMERLQQLQQSLDRPVQGQRKRPVSALPITGACSSALPSQAASAAALRDRAARPQRAKVSPEVRSRDLSRSQRTLTLPEKKGARDGLDILIGKKAFPKLEEKVGQLERACRMKGRLKAGSEMNLLAIGKSLKGHIAATASSAGSEQGSFLTPLLKRTASARSALKPSPTPVIIEKGNVLQKRKEWEMKSAM; encoded by the exons ATGTGCcatgcctcctcctcctccgtgGCACAGAGGAGTGGCACGTTGGGCTGCCCGGCGCAGCCCCCAGCCATGGCTCCCCTTGCCCAGCCGGGAACAAACCCGCTCTGTGAGCACACACAGAGGAGCCTTCAGCGGCACAGGTCCCCGTCccccctcctcatcctcccccATCCCCTGGGCCCGTCAATAGCGGGATTGTGTGGAGCCGGGGCAGGTGCCGGGAGCGGGGGCGCAGCCAGAGGCACAGGGCACGTAACCCCCACGTCTGCTCGGCATCGGggagcccctgccagccctgctcagtgcggtgggcagggggtgggcaTGCCTGCTCGGACCCTCCTCTGGTGGGGTCTCATGGCATGTCCCTGTCCTCTACAGACCTGGACAAGCTGCTGTCGGACCTGCGGTCCTTCCTGCTCATCCTGGACAGGGAAAGCCTCAGCACCGCAGCTCGAGCCAAGAAGAAATCAGTGGCTGATCTCCTCTCCCGGCTGCAGACTCCCCCAT GAACCAGGACAGTGGATGCAACGGGAGGGAGAAACCTGTGAGTGCCGCCCGGCCAGCACCCTGAGCCCGCATGGAGGG AGCAAGGTGCCGGGtgtctccccacccccaccagccGACGACTCCTATGAAGACGCCGAACCCCTCGGCCCCGGCAGATGCACTGGCTCTG GCGGTGCCGACACTGACAGCAGCCACTATGAGTCGTACGGCGAGGATGAGGATGGCATAACAGACCGTGCCCACTACCTGCACCGGCTGCCGGGGGGCAGCCCCCATGCCGAGCCCTCCGGCCTCCCTGAGGCGCAGCTCTGCGGCTTCCTCTGGAGGAAGCgctggctggggcagtgggCAAAGCAGCTCTTCATCGTCCGGGAGCACGTGCTGCTG TGCTTCAGGTGTGCCGCCGACCTGCAGCCGGTACTGGAGCTGGACCTGCGGGGCTGCCGCGTCACCTACAAAGCCAAGCGGGGCAAGAAGATGCCGCATGCCCTGAAAGTGATGGGGACGGCGGGCGAGGTGCTGGTCATTGGCTtccagagccagcagcaggctgaggactggaggaag GTGATCGAAGAGGTCAGCAGCGATGCCCCGAGCGGGCTGGCAGCCATCAGCATCCCAGCGTTGCCCTCCTCAAGGCTCGGCAGG GCTTCCGGGTCCCAGctcagcaaggaggaggaggaggaggatcgCTCTCGGCAgagccctgcccgcagcccccggcctgGAGAGGATGCTAAAGGAG GTTTCCTGGCGGTGCGGCTGCGCGGGCGGTGGCAGCGGCTGTGGTGCGCGGTGCGGCAGGGAGCCCTACGCATGTTCCCCGAGGCCggtggcacccagcaccctgtctGCTCTCTGCGGCTGGACGGCTGCGAGGTGTCCCCAGGGGCAGCCGCCGGCTCCCCCCAACGCCTCCGCATCCGCATCGCCCAGCGGGGCCGGGAGCTCGCCTTGCTGCAG ACCCGTTCAGATGAGGAGAGGGAAGCTTGGCTGAAGACCCTGCGGgccaggggaggaggggagctgGCCGGCGACAGCCCTCGCACCGAGACCCCCAAGCTGGGTgatgccagcagctgccctgctgcgGG tgggctgctgctgcGCCGTGTCCCAACCCCCAACACCTACATGGATGACCCCTTTGGGCAGCTCCCACCAGCCGAGGCCCCCAAGCACCTCGGCTCCAATATGGagcggctgcagcagctg cagcagagcttggACCGACCAGTGCAAGGGCAGCGCAAGAGGCCCGTGTCTGCGCTGCCCATCACCGGTGCCTGCAGCAGCGCCCTGCCCTCGCAAGCAG CATCAGCGGCAGCTCTCCGGGACAGGGCTGCCAGACCACAGCGGGCAAAGGTGAGCCCCGAGGTCCGGAGCAGGGATCTCTCCCGGTCCCAGCGCACCCTGACGCTGCCTGAGAAGAAAGGGGCTCGGGATGGACTGGATATCCTCATCG GAAAGAAAGCCTTCCCCaagctggaggagaaggtggggcagctggagagagccTGCCGCATGAAGGGCAGGCTGAAAGCCGGCTCCGAGATGAACCTGCTGGCCATCGGCAAGTCGCTGAAGGGCCACATCGCCGCCACCGCCAGCTCGGCTGGCTCCGAG CAGGGCTCGTTCCTTACGCCGCTGTTGAAGCGCACCGCGTCGGCGAGGAGCGCTCTGAAGCCATCTCCCACCCCGGTCATCATCGAGAAGGGAAATgtgctgcagaagagaaag GAATGGGAGATGAAGTCTGCAATGTga
- the LOC106112299 gene encoding actin filament-associated protein 1-like isoform X5, translating into MEGTHLQPSTLMPPRLSGGADTDSSHYESYGEDEDGITDRAHYLHRLPGGSPHAEPSGLPEAQLCGFLWRKRWLGQWAKQLFIVREHVLLCFRCAADLQPVLELDLRGCRVTYKAKRGKKMPHALKVMGTAGEVLVIGFQSQQQAEDWRKVIEEVSSDAPSGLAAISIPALPSSRLGRASGSQLSKEEEEEDRSRQSPARSPRPGEDAKGGFLAVRLRGRWQRLWCAVRQGALRMFPEAGGTQHPVCSLRLDGCEVSPGAAAGSPQRLRIRIAQRGRELALLQTRSDEEREAWLKTLRARGGGELAGDSPRTETPKLGDASSCPAAGGLLLRRVPTPNTYMDDPFGQLPPAEAPKHLGSNMERLQQLQQSLDRPVQGQRKRPVSALPITGACSSALPSQAASAAALRDRAARPQRAKVSPEVRSRDLSRSQRTLTLPEKKGARDGLDILIGKKAFPKLEEKVGQLERACRMKGRLKAGSEMNLLAIGKSLKGHIAATASSAGSEQGSFLTPLLKRTASARSALKPSPTPVIIEKGNVLQKRKEWEMKSAM; encoded by the exons ATGGAGGG cacccatctGCAACCCAGCACCCTGATGCCACCCCGGCTCTCAGGCGGTGCCGACACTGACAGCAGCCACTATGAGTCGTACGGCGAGGATGAGGATGGCATAACAGACCGTGCCCACTACCTGCACCGGCTGCCGGGGGGCAGCCCCCATGCCGAGCCCTCCGGCCTCCCTGAGGCGCAGCTCTGCGGCTTCCTCTGGAGGAAGCgctggctggggcagtgggCAAAGCAGCTCTTCATCGTCCGGGAGCACGTGCTGCTG TGCTTCAGGTGTGCCGCCGACCTGCAGCCGGTACTGGAGCTGGACCTGCGGGGCTGCCGCGTCACCTACAAAGCCAAGCGGGGCAAGAAGATGCCGCATGCCCTGAAAGTGATGGGGACGGCGGGCGAGGTGCTGGTCATTGGCTtccagagccagcagcaggctgaggactggaggaag GTGATCGAAGAGGTCAGCAGCGATGCCCCGAGCGGGCTGGCAGCCATCAGCATCCCAGCGTTGCCCTCCTCAAGGCTCGGCAGG GCTTCCGGGTCCCAGctcagcaaggaggaggaggaggaggatcgCTCTCGGCAgagccctgcccgcagcccccggcctgGAGAGGATGCTAAAGGAG GTTTCCTGGCGGTGCGGCTGCGCGGGCGGTGGCAGCGGCTGTGGTGCGCGGTGCGGCAGGGAGCCCTACGCATGTTCCCCGAGGCCggtggcacccagcaccctgtctGCTCTCTGCGGCTGGACGGCTGCGAGGTGTCCCCAGGGGCAGCCGCCGGCTCCCCCCAACGCCTCCGCATCCGCATCGCCCAGCGGGGCCGGGAGCTCGCCTTGCTGCAG ACCCGTTCAGATGAGGAGAGGGAAGCTTGGCTGAAGACCCTGCGGgccaggggaggaggggagctgGCCGGCGACAGCCCTCGCACCGAGACCCCCAAGCTGGGTgatgccagcagctgccctgctgcgGG tgggctgctgctgcGCCGTGTCCCAACCCCCAACACCTACATGGATGACCCCTTTGGGCAGCTCCCACCAGCCGAGGCCCCCAAGCACCTCGGCTCCAATATGGagcggctgcagcagctg cagcagagcttggACCGACCAGTGCAAGGGCAGCGCAAGAGGCCCGTGTCTGCGCTGCCCATCACCGGTGCCTGCAGCAGCGCCCTGCCCTCGCAAGCAG CATCAGCGGCAGCTCTCCGGGACAGGGCTGCCAGACCACAGCGGGCAAAGGTGAGCCCCGAGGTCCGGAGCAGGGATCTCTCCCGGTCCCAGCGCACCCTGACGCTGCCTGAGAAGAAAGGGGCTCGGGATGGACTGGATATCCTCATCG GAAAGAAAGCCTTCCCCaagctggaggagaaggtggggcagctggagagagccTGCCGCATGAAGGGCAGGCTGAAAGCCGGCTCCGAGATGAACCTGCTGGCCATCGGCAAGTCGCTGAAGGGCCACATCGCCGCCACCGCCAGCTCGGCTGGCTCCGAG CAGGGCTCGTTCCTTACGCCGCTGTTGAAGCGCACCGCGTCGGCGAGGAGCGCTCTGAAGCCATCTCCCACCCCGGTCATCATCGAGAAGGGAAATgtgctgcagaagagaaag GAATGGGAGATGAAGTCTGCAATGTga
- the LOC106112299 gene encoding actin filament-associated protein 1-like isoform X4 — protein sequence MQREGETCECRPASTLSPHGGSKVPGVSPPPPADDSYEDAEPLGPGRCTGSGGADTDSSHYESYGEDEDGITDRAHYLHRLPGGSPHAEPSGLPEAQLCGFLWRKRWLGQWAKQLFIVREHVLLCFRCAADLQPVLELDLRGCRVTYKAKRGKKMPHALKVMGTAGEVLVIGFQSQQQAEDWRKVIEEVSSDAPSGLAAISIPALPSSRLGRASGSQLSKEEEEEDRSRQSPARSPRPGEDAKGGFLAVRLRGRWQRLWCAVRQGALRMFPEAGGTQHPVCSLRLDGCEVSPGAAAGSPQRLRIRIAQRGRELALLQTRSDEEREAWLKTLRARGGGELAGDSPRTETPKLGDASSCPAAGGLLLRRVPTPNTYMDDPFGQLPPAEAPKHLGSNMERLQQLQQSLDRPVQGQRKRPVSALPITGACSSALPSQAASAAALRDRAARPQRAKVSPEVRSRDLSRSQRTLTLPEKKGARDGLDILIGKKAFPKLEEKVGQLERACRMKGRLKAGSEMNLLAIGKSLKGHIAATASSAGSEQGSFLTPLLKRTASARSALKPSPTPVIIEKGNVLQKRKEWEMKSAM from the exons ATGCAACGGGAGGGAGAAACCTGTGAGTGCCGCCCGGCCAGCACCCTGAGCCCGCATGGAGGG AGCAAGGTGCCGGGtgtctccccacccccaccagccGACGACTCCTATGAAGACGCCGAACCCCTCGGCCCCGGCAGATGCACTGGCTCTG GCGGTGCCGACACTGACAGCAGCCACTATGAGTCGTACGGCGAGGATGAGGATGGCATAACAGACCGTGCCCACTACCTGCACCGGCTGCCGGGGGGCAGCCCCCATGCCGAGCCCTCCGGCCTCCCTGAGGCGCAGCTCTGCGGCTTCCTCTGGAGGAAGCgctggctggggcagtgggCAAAGCAGCTCTTCATCGTCCGGGAGCACGTGCTGCTG TGCTTCAGGTGTGCCGCCGACCTGCAGCCGGTACTGGAGCTGGACCTGCGGGGCTGCCGCGTCACCTACAAAGCCAAGCGGGGCAAGAAGATGCCGCATGCCCTGAAAGTGATGGGGACGGCGGGCGAGGTGCTGGTCATTGGCTtccagagccagcagcaggctgaggactggaggaag GTGATCGAAGAGGTCAGCAGCGATGCCCCGAGCGGGCTGGCAGCCATCAGCATCCCAGCGTTGCCCTCCTCAAGGCTCGGCAGG GCTTCCGGGTCCCAGctcagcaaggaggaggaggaggaggatcgCTCTCGGCAgagccctgcccgcagcccccggcctgGAGAGGATGCTAAAGGAG GTTTCCTGGCGGTGCGGCTGCGCGGGCGGTGGCAGCGGCTGTGGTGCGCGGTGCGGCAGGGAGCCCTACGCATGTTCCCCGAGGCCggtggcacccagcaccctgtctGCTCTCTGCGGCTGGACGGCTGCGAGGTGTCCCCAGGGGCAGCCGCCGGCTCCCCCCAACGCCTCCGCATCCGCATCGCCCAGCGGGGCCGGGAGCTCGCCTTGCTGCAG ACCCGTTCAGATGAGGAGAGGGAAGCTTGGCTGAAGACCCTGCGGgccaggggaggaggggagctgGCCGGCGACAGCCCTCGCACCGAGACCCCCAAGCTGGGTgatgccagcagctgccctgctgcgGG tgggctgctgctgcGCCGTGTCCCAACCCCCAACACCTACATGGATGACCCCTTTGGGCAGCTCCCACCAGCCGAGGCCCCCAAGCACCTCGGCTCCAATATGGagcggctgcagcagctg cagcagagcttggACCGACCAGTGCAAGGGCAGCGCAAGAGGCCCGTGTCTGCGCTGCCCATCACCGGTGCCTGCAGCAGCGCCCTGCCCTCGCAAGCAG CATCAGCGGCAGCTCTCCGGGACAGGGCTGCCAGACCACAGCGGGCAAAGGTGAGCCCCGAGGTCCGGAGCAGGGATCTCTCCCGGTCCCAGCGCACCCTGACGCTGCCTGAGAAGAAAGGGGCTCGGGATGGACTGGATATCCTCATCG GAAAGAAAGCCTTCCCCaagctggaggagaaggtggggcagctggagagagccTGCCGCATGAAGGGCAGGCTGAAAGCCGGCTCCGAGATGAACCTGCTGGCCATCGGCAAGTCGCTGAAGGGCCACATCGCCGCCACCGCCAGCTCGGCTGGCTCCGAG CAGGGCTCGTTCCTTACGCCGCTGTTGAAGCGCACCGCGTCGGCGAGGAGCGCTCTGAAGCCATCTCCCACCCCGGTCATCATCGAGAAGGGAAATgtgctgcagaagagaaag GAATGGGAGATGAAGTCTGCAATGTga